The Zerene cesonia ecotype Mississippi chromosome 14, Zerene_cesonia_1.1, whole genome shotgun sequence genome window below encodes:
- the LOC119832000 gene encoding lipoma-preferred partner homolog, which yields MSRLDNIEALEQQLAELQVNKDLNSPGRIKKIPPAVPPKKKAQPQVPHSAVVNKVCEPSYSLKISSLTNNEVPPPPPPPPPTYNNVLRHANHVHTHKDYANVTQLSLPNVSFKNNVPLPSKVYNPTYSNIPPYQTSNPPPPPPINMTQLKSYDPNHNHEEYLPPPSPVSSNYSELARATANINFNQERPTYPPIYQNDYPEYGVSQASTYESLYEPISPHPNNKSSSANTTPTFKNNLIKTGKSPLPKEQEVDALTDLLVQSISDSQDLDVFGMCVKCNQKVVGESSGCTAMGNMYHVQCFRCEHCNTNLQGNPFYDVDGQPYCEADYYETLEKCSVCNKPILDRILRATGKPYHPTCFTCIVCGKSLDGIPFTVDAMNQIHCIEDFHKKFAPRCCVCELPIMPEGGEEETVRVVALDRNFHVRCYRCEDCGLLLSSESEGRGCYPLDGHILCKACNAHRIRLLTNVMTTDL from the coding sequence ATGTCGCGACTTGATAATATAGAAGCCTTGGAACAACAGTTAGCTGAATTGCAGGTGAATAAAGATCTTAATTCTCCAGGAAGAATCAAAAAGATACCACCAGCTGTGCCGCCAAAAAAGAAGGCTCAACCACAAGTTCCACATAGTGCTGTGGTAAATAAAGTATGTGAGCCATCATACTCTTTGAAAATATCGTCATTAACCAACAACGAGGTTCCGCCACCACCACCGCCGCCACCACCGACTTACAACAATGTATTACGACATGCCAATCACGTCCATACTCATAAAGATTATGCTAATGTAACTCAACTCTCCCTCCccaatgtttcatttaaaaataatgttccaTTACCATCTAAAGTTTATAACCCTACCTACAGTAATATACCGCCATATCAAACTTCGAATCCGCCTCCACCACCACCTATCAACATGActcaattaaaaagttatgatcCCAATCATAACCATGAAGAATATTTACCACCTCCTTCACCTGTCAGCTCTAATTATAGCGAGCTTGCTAGAGCCACGGCGAACATAAACTTCAATCAAGAGAGACCTACATATCCCCCAATCTATCAAAATGATTATCCTGAGTATGGGGTGTCTCAGGCTTCCACCTATGAATCACTTTATGAGCCTATCAGTCCTCATCCAAACAATAAGTCATCTTCTGCAAATACCACtcctacttttaaaaataatttaattaaaacgggAAAATCACCATTACCAAAGGAACAGGAAGTGGATGCCCTTACAGATCTTCTTGTTCAGTCTATATCGGATAGCCAAGATTTGGATGTATTTGGGATGTGTGTTAAATGCAATCAGAAAGTTGTTGGTGAGAGTTCAGGGTGCACAGCAATGGGAAATATGTACCATGTTCAGTGTTTCCGCTGTGAACACTGCAATACAAATTTGCAGGGTAATCCATTTTATGATGTTGATGGCCAGCCATATTGTGAAGCTGATTATTATGAAACCTTGGAGAAATGCTCAGTATGCAATAAACCAATTTTGGACAGAATCCTTAGAGCAACTGGCAAGCCTTACCATCCAACTTGCTTTACTTGTATTGTATGTGGCAAAAGTCTTGATGGCATTCCGTTTACTGTGGACGCAATGAACCAGATTCACTGTATTGAAGATTTTCATAAGAAATTTGCCCCCCGTTGTTGTGTGTGTGAGCTGCCCATAATGCCAGAAGGAGGGGAAGAGGAGACAGTTCGAGTTGTGGCTTTGGATCGCAATTTCCATGTACGCTGCTATAGATGTGAGGATTGTGGCCTCCTGTTATCATCTGAATCTGAAGGTAGAGGCTGCTACCCTCTTGATGGCCATATTCTATGTAAAGCATGCAATGCACACCGCATCCGTCTTTTAACAAATGTGATGACTACTGATCTGTAG
- the LOC119832038 gene encoding tRNA selenocysteine 1-associated protein 1, whose translation MQCQLWMGSLEPNMTESFILAAFHRMGQRPLAVKVMRNKFTGEPAGYAFVHFQTDEEAIDTMHKLNGKPIPGTFPVVRFRLNTASREARANMQQEREFSVWVGDLSPDVDDYSLYRVFASKYSSIKTAKVILDNAGYTKGYGFVRFGNEEEQRNALYAMNGYTGLGSKPLKICTAVPKPKSAVTTPSTTSSTATNPTYTTGAEYNQYYDPSAYWQNYSAWSGYYGQGDASAAVQAAPVMDPAQAVAAKAQSDELALVEHKRPIDIDEMNQEFLDPELSLWDGLESSQWFPHEVIEAH comes from the exons ATGCAGTGTCAATTGTGGATGGGTAGT TTGGAACCAAACATGACTGAGAGCTTTATTTTGGCCGCTTTTCATAGGATGGGTCAAAGGCCATTAGCTGTTAAAGTCATGAGAAATAAATTCACAGGTGAACCGGCGGGTTATGCTTTCGTTCATTTTcag ACTGACGAAGAAGCTATTGATACAATGCACAAGTTGAATGGCAAACCCATTCCGGGAACATTTCCAGTTGTGAGATTCAGACTTAATACAGCTTCAAGGGAAGCCAGAGCTAATATGCAACAGGAAAGAGAATTTTCTGTCTGGGTTGGTGACCTCAGCCCAGATGTTGATGACTATTCGTTATATAGGGTATTTGCATCAAAGTATTCATCTATTAAGACAGCAAAAG TAATATTAGACAATGCCGGTTATACTAAGGGGTATGGTTTTGTACGATTTGGAAATGAGGAAGAACAGCGGAATGCATTATATGCAATGAATGGGTATACTGGCCTCGGGTCAAAACCACTGAAAATATGTACTGCAGTACCAAAACCTAAAAGTGCTGTGACAACACCCAGCACTACATCTAGTACTGCAACAAATCCCACTTATACAACTGGAGCG GAGTACAACCAATATTATGATCCGTCAGCCTATTGGCAAAATTATTCAGCGTGGTCTGGCTACTATGGGCAGGGGGACGCGAGCGCGGCGGTGCAGGCGGCGCCGGTAATGGACCCCGCGCAAGCTGTTGCTGCTAAAGCTCAGAGCGATGAATTAGCGCTCGTTG AACACAAACGACCAATTGACATTGATGAGATGAATCAAGAATTCTTGGACCCCGAGTTATCGTTGTGGGATGGACTAGAGTCGTCGCAGTGGTTCCCGCATGAAGTTATTGAAgcgcattaa